A section of the Pseudomonas lini genome encodes:
- a CDS encoding pirin family protein — protein MLELRPFNSLGGAHHGWLDAHHHFSFAEYHDPKRMNWGNLRVWNDDVIAPGTGFPQHPHRDMEIITYVREGAITHQDNLGNKGRTEAGDVQVMSAGTGIAHSEYNLEATETRIFQIWIIPNEAGSAPSWGAKPFPKGEREGFVTLASGKAGDDQSLHIRADARLVAANLKAGESAEYHLDTGRRAYLVPATGVIEVNGLRAQARDGVAIADEQVLRVTAIEDSEIVLVDVA, from the coding sequence ATGCTTGAACTCAGACCTTTCAACTCGCTGGGCGGCGCACACCATGGCTGGTTGGATGCCCATCACCACTTTTCGTTCGCCGAGTACCACGACCCCAAACGCATGAACTGGGGCAACCTGCGGGTGTGGAACGATGACGTGATTGCGCCCGGTACCGGGTTCCCGCAACACCCGCACCGCGACATGGAAATCATCACCTACGTTCGTGAAGGCGCGATTACCCACCAGGACAACCTCGGCAACAAGGGACGCACCGAAGCGGGTGATGTGCAGGTCATGAGCGCTGGCACCGGGATCGCTCACAGTGAGTACAACCTGGAAGCAACCGAGACCCGGATCTTTCAGATCTGGATCATCCCCAACGAAGCCGGTTCGGCACCGTCGTGGGGTGCCAAGCCATTCCCTAAAGGAGAGCGCGAAGGTTTCGTGACGCTGGCCAGCGGCAAGGCCGGCGACGATCAAAGCCTGCATATTCGCGCCGATGCGCGTCTGGTGGCGGCAAATCTGAAGGCCGGTGAATCTGCGGAGTATCACCTGGACACCGGCCGTCGTGCTTATCTGGTTCCAGCCACTGGGGTCATTGAAGTCAATGGCTTGCGTGCACAAGCTCGAGACGGTGTTGCGATTGCCGATGAGCAGGTGTTGCGCGTGACCGCGATTGAGGACAGTGAGATTGTGTTGGTGGATGTGGCTTGA
- the pgm gene encoding phosphoglucomutase (alpha-D-glucose-1,6-bisphosphate-dependent), whose amino-acid sequence MTLSPFAGKPAPAELLVDIPRLVTAYYTGQPDAAISTQRVAFGTSGHRGSSFDLSFNEWHVLAISQAICLYREAQGIDGPLFVGIDTHALSTPAGASALEVLAANGVTVMIAEGDEYTPTPAISHAILCYNRGRTSGLADGIVITPSHNPPQSGGYKYNPTNGGPADTHITKWIEAKANELLAAKLAGVKRISYEQALKASTTHRHDYLNTYVADLINVIDFDAIRDAKLRLGVDPLGGAGVRYWSAIAEHYRLDLEVVNKEVDATFRFMTVDWDGQIRMDPSSSHAMQGLIGLKERFDVAFACDPDHDRHGIVTPSGGLLAPNNYLAVSIDYLFQNRPQWRADAAVGKTVVSSGLIDRVAKRLGRRLYEVPVGFKWFADGLFDGSLGFGGEESAGASFLRKDGSVWCTDKDGLIPALLAAEMTARTGRDPGQAYRALTDELGEPFSVRVDAKANPEQKALLSKLSPDQVTSTQLAGETIQSILSHAPGNDQAIGGLKVMTENGWFAARPSGTEDIYKIYAESFVSDDHLKQLVAEAQTLVDGAISAK is encoded by the coding sequence ATGACACTCAGTCCTTTTGCGGGCAAACCGGCACCGGCAGAACTGTTGGTCGACATCCCGCGACTGGTAACGGCCTATTACACCGGCCAGCCCGATGCAGCCATTTCTACCCAGCGTGTCGCCTTCGGCACGTCCGGACACCGAGGTAGCTCGTTCGACCTGAGTTTCAACGAATGGCACGTTCTGGCCATCAGCCAGGCGATTTGCCTGTACCGCGAAGCCCAGGGCATCGACGGTCCGCTGTTCGTCGGGATCGACACCCACGCGCTGTCCACGCCGGCCGGTGCCAGCGCCCTGGAAGTCCTGGCGGCAAACGGCGTGACGGTGATGATCGCCGAAGGCGACGAGTACACGCCGACGCCGGCCATTTCCCACGCGATTCTTTGCTACAACCGTGGGCGCACCTCGGGCTTGGCGGACGGCATCGTCATCACGCCGTCTCACAACCCGCCACAAAGCGGTGGCTACAAGTACAACCCTACCAACGGTGGCCCGGCCGATACCCACATCACCAAGTGGATCGAAGCCAAGGCCAACGAGCTGCTGGCGGCCAAACTCGCCGGGGTCAAACGCATCAGCTACGAGCAGGCGCTGAAGGCCAGCACCACTCATCGTCACGATTACCTCAACACCTATGTCGCCGACCTGATCAACGTGATCGACTTCGACGCCATTCGCGATGCGAAGCTGCGTCTGGGTGTCGATCCGCTGGGCGGAGCAGGGGTGCGCTACTGGTCGGCGATCGCCGAGCACTACCGCCTGGACCTGGAGGTGGTGAATAAAGAAGTTGATGCGACGTTCCGTTTCATGACCGTCGACTGGGACGGGCAGATCCGCATGGACCCATCGTCCAGCCACGCCATGCAAGGCTTGATCGGTCTGAAAGAGCGTTTCGACGTGGCTTTTGCTTGTGACCCGGATCACGACCGCCATGGCATCGTGACCCCGTCCGGCGGTTTGCTGGCACCCAACAACTACCTCGCGGTGTCGATCGATTACCTGTTCCAGAACCGTCCACAGTGGCGCGCCGATGCGGCCGTGGGCAAGACCGTGGTCAGCAGTGGCTTGATCGATCGCGTTGCCAAGCGTCTGGGGCGTCGCCTGTACGAAGTGCCGGTCGGTTTCAAATGGTTTGCCGACGGTCTGTTCGACGGTTCCCTCGGTTTTGGCGGTGAAGAAAGTGCTGGCGCGTCGTTCCTGCGCAAGGACGGCAGTGTCTGGTGCACCGACAAGGACGGCCTGATTCCAGCATTGCTGGCCGCCGAAATGACTGCTCGCACGGGCCGTGACCCTGGCCAGGCCTATCGCGCGCTGACCGATGAACTGGGCGAACCGTTCTCGGTACGGGTCGACGCCAAGGCGAACCCTGAGCAGAAAGCGTTGCTGAGCAAATTGTCGCCGGACCAGGTCACCTCGACTCAGTTGGCGGGTGAAACGATCCAGAGCATCCTCAGCCATGCACCGGGCAACGACCAGGCCATTGGCGGTCTGAAAGTCATGACCGAGAACGGCTGGTTCGCGGCGCGTCCGTCGGGAACTGAAGATATCTACAAGATCTATGCGGAAAGTTTTGTCAGCGATGATCACCTCAAGCAGTTGGTGGCGGAAGCTCAGACACTTGTGGATGGCGCGATTTCTGCGAAGTGA